One Caenibius sp. WL genomic window, GGCGCATATCCTGGCCGATAGCGGCGCGGTGCTGCTCATAGGCAATGCCGCGCGCCTCGCCACGCTGGCAGACGATGACGTGCCGGAACCATGCGAAGTGGTGGAGGAACAGGCGATCCGGGCCGCAATCGACCGGCAGGCACCGGGCCTGCCTCCTTCGGTGCGTGATCCGGGGGAACTGGCGGCGCTGCTCTATACCAGCGGTTCGACCGGCCGCCCGAAAGGGGTGATGCTGAGCCATGCCAATCTGTGGCTGGGCGCTGTCAGCGTGGCCCATTATCTGGAGCTGGAAGCGGACGATGTGGTGCTGGCGGTCTTGCCGCTGTCTTTCGATTATGGACAGAACCAGTTGCTATCCATCTGGCGCGCGGGCGGTTGTGCCGTGCCGCTCGACTATCTGACGCCGCGGGATGTGATCAAGGCCTGCGCCAGGCACGGGGTCACCACTCTGGCGGCGGTGCCGCCGCTGTGGGTGCAACTGGTGGAACAGCCATGGCCCGACGAAGCGGTGGCGGCGATGCGGCGCTTGACCAACAGCGGCGGCGCTTTGACAGTCGATCTCGTCACCCGGCTGCGGGCGCTGTTCCCGGCCGCGCGCTTGTTTCCGATGTACGGGCTGACGGAAGCGTTTCGCTCCACGTATCTCGATCCCGCGCTGGTCGGCAGCCATCCGACGTCGATGGGGCGGGCCATTCCCTTCGCCGAAGTGCAGGTGATCGGCGATCACGGGGGGGAGACGCAGGCGAACGAGGAAGGGGAACTGGTCCATTGCGGCCCGTTGGTGGCGCTCGGTTACTGGCAGGATCCGCAGCGGACCGCCGAACGCTTCCGCCCCGCGCCGCCCAGTTCCACTTATGGCGGAACCGCTGTCTGGTCGGGCGATCGGGTACGGCGTGACGGGGAAGGGTTGCTCTATTTCGTCGGCCGCCGCGATGCGATGATCAAGAGCGCGGGTAACCGGATCAGCCCGCAG contains:
- a CDS encoding acyl-CoA ligase (AMP-forming), exosortase A system-associated encodes the protein MPIALDPVAKPVDHLAEFGADDAPALILRDRTLTYQDLRQGIAALAAWLQAKVPQEGARVASWAAKGELTCLLPLAAARAGLVYVPINPLLKHAQVAHILADSGAVLLIGNAARLATLADDDVPEPCEVVEEQAIRAAIDRQAPGLPPSVRDPGELAALLYTSGSTGRPKGVMLSHANLWLGAVSVAHYLELEADDVVLAVLPLSFDYGQNQLLSIWRAGGCAVPLDYLTPRDVIKACARHGVTTLAAVPPLWVQLVEQPWPDEAVAAMRRLTNSGGALTVDLVTRLRALFPAARLFPMYGLTEAFRSTYLDPALVGSHPTSMGRAIPFAEVQVIGDHGGETQANEEGELVHCGPLVALGYWQDPQRTAERFRPAPPSSTYGGTAVWSGDRVRRDGEGLLYFVGRRDAMIKSAGNRISPQEVEDAARATGLVAEAVAIGVPDARLGQAVHLVVRAAPAAVDAEEALPAVLARELPNFMRPQQIHWRAAMPLNPNGKIDRAALEADLRA